Proteins encoded by one window of Mariniplasma anaerobium:
- the tnpC gene encoding IS66 family transposase has protein sequence MNLNQALKEIEHLKKVNIKLLKENEKNHRLIFKLNTKLNLILSDKEILTEKYNIERIKTFIPKSESISAVIINEVETLGKEKKIRKKKRKNFESFDFERHVSETRYEKPEIDTCPTCKGELSIASEKVRYVVESIPATLKVTKIIKQSCKCKNCNPKDNQIYYPLSTSLFPGSVMTHSFASYICYHKYELGIPFEHLSRHLKETLKIEVSKQNLALYMAKMASILTPIYKQMKDDLLNNQAKVIHADETTLSISKRPLSDQMRKKSYVYVYTSSYYDQQIAIYDFHESRAVDQTARWLKAYEGVIVCDDYAGYTKLKRENDKIKLQRCFAHARRRFVDILKALPQDKKKESYAVKILDVMGKLFHEEATYKRQNLLPSEILTKRQQDHPKILKELEDLIFKHDYKTNSAIEKAVSYTKKVWPELTTYLTSGYVEITNNIAERAVRPFVINRKVFMTSGSYDGARYTTKLFSIIRTARINDVNVSKYLEYVLDNINKKEIKDLLPYSPSVINMLKNN, from the coding sequence ATGAACTTAAACCAAGCGCTTAAAGAAATCGAGCACCTAAAGAAAGTAAATATAAAACTTTTAAAAGAAAACGAGAAGAATCATCGTCTCATTTTTAAGCTTAACACAAAGTTAAACTTGATTTTAAGTGACAAAGAGATCTTAACTGAAAAATATAATATAGAACGGATCAAGACATTTATACCTAAGAGCGAAAGCATATCAGCAGTCATTATTAACGAAGTAGAAACATTAGGTAAAGAAAAAAAGATAAGAAAGAAAAAGCGTAAAAACTTTGAGTCTTTTGATTTTGAGCGTCACGTGAGTGAAACTAGATATGAAAAGCCTGAGATAGACACGTGCCCAACATGTAAAGGGGAATTATCCATCGCATCAGAAAAAGTACGTTATGTGGTTGAGTCTATACCCGCAACCCTTAAGGTCACAAAGATCATTAAACAAAGCTGCAAATGCAAAAACTGTAATCCAAAGGATAATCAAATCTATTATCCACTTTCAACATCTTTATTTCCAGGAAGCGTCATGACGCATTCTTTCGCTTCATACATCTGTTATCATAAATATGAGCTCGGCATTCCTTTTGAGCACTTATCAAGACACCTTAAAGAAACCCTTAAAATTGAAGTCTCAAAACAAAACCTCGCTTTATATATGGCAAAAATGGCATCTATCTTAACGCCAATTTATAAACAGATGAAAGATGATTTGCTTAATAATCAAGCAAAGGTTATTCACGCAGATGAGACAACGCTTTCTATCAGCAAAAGACCTTTATCAGATCAAATGCGTAAGAAAAGTTATGTATATGTCTATACATCAAGCTATTATGATCAGCAAATCGCGATTTATGATTTTCATGAATCAAGAGCCGTTGATCAAACAGCAAGGTGGTTAAAAGCATATGAAGGGGTTATTGTCTGTGATGATTATGCAGGCTATACAAAACTAAAAAGAGAAAATGATAAGATCAAATTACAAAGGTGCTTCGCACACGCAAGAAGACGATTTGTAGATATTCTTAAAGCTCTACCACAAGATAAGAAAAAAGAAAGTTACGCTGTAAAGATTCTTGATGTCATGGGCAAGCTCTTTCATGAAGAAGCAACCTATAAGCGGCAAAACCTCTTACCTAGTGAGATTTTAACCAAGCGACAACAAGATCATCCTAAGATACTAAAAGAGCTAGAAGATCTTATTTTTAAGCATGACTATAAAACAAACTCCGCAATAGAAAAGGCAGTTTCCTATACAAAAAAAGTATGGCCTGAACTAACGACATATTTAACAAGTGGTTATGTGGAAATTACAAATAATATCGCAGAGCGAGCAGTTAGACCCTTCGTGATTAATAGAAAAGTTTTTATGACATCTGGATCATATGATGGAGCAAGATATACGACAAAGCTGTTTTCAATCATTAGAACAGCAAGAATTAACGATGTTAATGTTTCAAAATATTTAGAATATGTTTTAGATAATATCAATAAAAAAGAGATTAAGGATCTACTCCCTTATTCTCCATCTGTCATCAATATGTTGAAAAATAATTAA
- a CDS encoding MarR family winged helix-turn-helix transcriptional regulator, whose product MVSPKEVINELIVDVFNQILSIESDVLKERGVKLSMTEVHVLEAIKNTEDPTMGNVANKLRITMGTLTTSVNVLVKKEYVNRYRDEKDRRKVYLELNDQAKEVLAIHDEFHEEMVSSLLKDLNLEKDKILLKSLENISNYFKQRY is encoded by the coding sequence ATGGTTTCCCCAAAAGAAGTCATAAATGAATTAATAGTTGATGTTTTTAATCAAATTCTATCAATTGAATCAGATGTTTTAAAAGAACGTGGCGTGAAACTTTCGATGACAGAAGTGCATGTATTAGAAGCTATAAAAAATACAGAAGATCCCACAATGGGAAATGTTGCAAATAAACTTAGAATTACCATGGGGACACTTACGACGTCAGTCAATGTTTTAGTTAAGAAAGAATATGTTAATAGATACAGAGATGAGAAAGATAGAAGAAAGGTTTACCTTGAACTTAACGACCAAGCCAAAGAAGTGTTGGCTATTCATGATGAATTCCATGAAGAAATGGTCAGTTCTTTACTTAAAGACCTTAATTTGGAAAAAGATAAAATATTATTAAAGTCTTTAGAAAATATTAGTAATTATTTTAAACAAAGATATTAA
- a CDS encoding rhodanese-like domain-containing protein → MKKISLLFMAIAFILVIVGCATEVNSMPEYIDLTPEEAKELIDNTPDLIIIDVSPYFSQGRIPGAVNYYVGDGSLDDAIPSLDKNKAYLVYCHADSASILGASKLIEAGFENVYRLEGNYAAWVAADYPVDTN, encoded by the coding sequence ATGAAAAAAATATCATTATTATTTATGGCCATTGCATTTATTTTAGTTATAGTGGGCTGTGCCACAGAAGTAAATTCTATGCCAGAGTATATAGATCTAACACCAGAAGAAGCTAAAGAGCTTATAGATAACACGCCAGATTTAATTATTATAGATGTATCACCATATTTCTCACAAGGTCGTATTCCAGGTGCTGTTAATTATTATGTTGGAGATGGATCACTCGATGATGCTATTCCGTCACTTGATAAAAATAAAGCTTATTTAGTATATTGTCATGCTGATAGTGCATCTATATTAGGTGCTAGTAAACTTATAGAGGCTGGTTTTGAAAATGTTTATAGACTAGAAGGAAACTACGCAGCTTGGGTAGCAGCTGATTATCCAGTAGATACTAATTAA
- a CDS encoding helix-turn-helix domain-containing protein — MSKHYTNRARLDAVKNYRASNLSLSEFARQHKFNRSTLKDWVAAFNHLEGDFIRIDNISDRPGELINEENIRLNMLKGDEITKKSTHFSRFDHSIVVIESKQIKITTSLEQALKILEVIYD, encoded by the coding sequence ATGTCAAAACATTATACAAATAGAGCGCGTCTAGATGCGGTCAAAAACTATAGAGCGTCAAATTTGAGTCTAAGTGAATTCGCAAGACAACACAAATTTAATAGATCAACACTTAAAGACTGGGTAGCGGCATTTAATCACTTAGAAGGTGACTTTATAAGAATTGACAATATAAGTGATAGACCAGGAGAACTCATCAATGAAGAAAACATCAGACTTAATATGTTAAAAGGCGATGAGATTACAAAGAAATCAACACACTTTTCACGTTTTGATCACTCGATAGTCGTGATAGAAAGCAAACAAATCAAAATCACAACCTCTCTAGAACAAGCTTTAAAAATCTTAGAGGTTATTTATGATTGA
- the tnpB gene encoding IS66 family insertion sequence element accessory protein TnpB (TnpB, as the term is used for proteins encoded by IS66 family insertion elements, is considered an accessory protein, since TnpC, encoded by a neighboring gene, is a DDE family transposase.) gives MIDYRNIKKIYFYSKDMDMRVGMHKLQILLSCNFRPIEMMYTLFVFCSKNRKTIKIYYEDEYGTWLLINKINFTKFKWPKDSKEIGYQASDLKALLKGLKVIDEKNKEIGY, from the coding sequence ATGATTGATTATAGGAACATAAAGAAAATCTATTTCTATTCAAAAGATATGGATATGCGTGTAGGTATGCATAAACTCCAAATTCTATTATCGTGTAACTTTAGACCCATTGAGATGATGTATACCCTATTTGTCTTTTGTTCAAAAAATAGAAAGACAATCAAAATCTATTATGAAGATGAATATGGAACGTGGTTACTGATCAATAAAATAAACTTCACAAAGTTTAAATGGCCCAAAGATTCAAAAGAGATAGGGTATCAAGCAAGTGATCTTAAAGCGCTTTTAAAGGGACTGAAAGTCATTGATGAGAAAAACAAAGAAATAGGGTATTAA
- a CDS encoding DegV family protein — MSEKIGLVVCGNSGVDYMSLNYPVKLIRSTLNLDGKEYEDYIDIQANEFYKMIEENPNIDVSTSQTSTGKIASVYEELKEEGYTDVIVVVISSKLSGTFQGAILAKQLVKDLNVYVLDSRTVSYGEAYLVIEAIRLIKEGKKTIEIIDYLEKIRDHIYIYVLVDTLKFLVKNGRLSATSGFLGTLLKIKPLLHIQKDGSLVPFEKIRTTSKAQSRLIEVLEDNIRDKNVIIFIAYTNNKDKAQEIKDILLQKRKDVTIELVPLTPVVGAHAGPGTLGVGYIEI, encoded by the coding sequence ATGTCAGAAAAAATAGGTTTAGTAGTTTGCGGTAACTCTGGTGTTGATTATATGTCACTTAATTACCCAGTAAAATTAATAAGATCAACATTAAATTTAGATGGCAAGGAATATGAAGATTACATAGATATTCAAGCAAATGAGTTTTATAAAATGATTGAAGAAAATCCAAATATAGATGTCTCAACATCTCAAACATCAACTGGAAAAATAGCAAGTGTTTATGAAGAATTAAAAGAAGAAGGCTATACTGATGTCATAGTAGTAGTAATCTCATCCAAATTAAGTGGAACTTTTCAAGGAGCTATTTTAGCTAAACAATTAGTTAAGGATTTAAATGTATATGTTTTAGATTCAAGAACAGTTTCTTATGGTGAAGCTTATTTAGTTATTGAAGCTATAAGATTAATAAAAGAAGGTAAAAAAACAATAGAAATTATTGATTACTTAGAAAAAATAAGAGATCATATATATATCTATGTCTTAGTTGATACACTTAAGTTTTTAGTTAAAAATGGCCGTTTATCAGCAACCAGTGGTTTTTTAGGAACTTTATTAAAAATAAAACCATTACTACATATACAAAAAGATGGAAGTTTGGTTCCATTTGAGAAAATTAGAACAACTAGTAAGGCGCAAAGTAGATTAATTGAAGTTCTTGAAGATAATATTCGTGATAAAAATGTTATAATATTTATAGCGTACACAAACAATAAAGATAAAGCTCAAGAAATAAAAGATATTCTTTTACAAAAAAGAAAAGATGTTACTATTGAGTTGGTACCTTTGACACCAGTCGTCGGTGCACATGCTGGTCCTGGAACTTTGGGAGTAGGATATATTGAAATATAA
- a CDS encoding ROK family protein, which yields MSKYVYGIDVGGTSIKIGLFNFESMDMINDFEVETPKLNHKDSIFETIYQGIISNNEINNILMDDILGVGIDVPCPVKKGYVHTCANLNLNDTDLISSMKKYLPDHVELVAANDATIAAFGENASLKNPYDNAVLITLGTGVGGGVILDGAIVEGATGLGGEVGHIRVYDEEEKVCGCGSKGCLEQICGTAGILNYTKNLLPNDTSILDKDQLTVKAIFDAAKKGDPVALKTVHRVAKYIGIAASILSIINEPDVFIIGGGVSKSGKFLIDLIQMYYKENARFTTGDIPFKLAMTGNQAGIIGSAMLVKSVIVST from the coding sequence ATGAGCAAATATGTATATGGAATAGATGTGGGTGGAACTAGTATTAAAATAGGTCTATTTAATTTTGAATCTATGGATATGATTAATGATTTTGAAGTTGAAACTCCGAAACTAAATCACAAAGATTCAATATTTGAAACCATATACCAAGGCATTATATCAAATAACGAAATTAATAATATTTTGATGGATGATATATTAGGTGTCGGTATAGATGTACCATGTCCTGTAAAAAAAGGATATGTTCATACATGTGCTAATTTAAATTTAAATGATACTGACTTAATTAGTAGTATGAAAAAATATTTGCCAGATCATGTTGAACTTGTTGCTGCTAATGATGCAACTATTGCAGCTTTTGGGGAAAATGCCTCTTTAAAAAATCCATATGATAATGCAGTTTTAATTACATTGGGAACGGGAGTGGGTGGTGGAGTAATACTTGATGGAGCAATTGTAGAAGGTGCAACTGGCTTAGGTGGAGAAGTAGGACATATTAGAGTCTATGATGAAGAAGAAAAAGTATGTGGATGTGGATCTAAAGGCTGTTTAGAACAAATTTGTGGTACAGCTGGAATTTTAAACTATACAAAAAATCTATTACCAAACGACACTTCAATACTAGATAAAGACCAATTGACAGTTAAAGCAATTTTTGATGCAGCTAAAAAAGGTGATCCTGTAGCTTTAAAAACAGTTCATAGAGTCGCCAAGTATATTGGAATTGCTGCAAGTATTTTATCAATAATTAATGAACCTGATGTGTTCATCATTGGTGGTGGAGTATCTAAATCAGGTAAATTTTTAATTGATTTGATTCAAATGTATTATAAAGAAAATGCAAGATTCACTACCGGGGATATACCTTTTAAATTAGCTATGACGGGTAATCAAGCTGGTATAATTGGGTCTGCTATGTTAGTAAAGAGTGTTATTGTTAGCACATAA